From Streptomyces sp. SCSIO 75703:
GTCCGACCGGCGCCGGCAAGACCTCCGTCCTCGACGCCGTGTGCTACGCGCTGTACGGCTCCGTCCCCGGCGCCCGGCAGTCCGGCCAGGGCGCGACCCTGCGCAGCGACCACGCCGCCGCCGGTATCCGTACCGAGGTGCGCCTCGACCTCACCGTCGCCGGACGGCGGCTGGAGGTCACCCGGCAGCCGCCCTTCGAACGCCCCAAGCGGCGCGGCACCGGCACCACCGTCGACAAGGCCCAGAGCGGGCTGCGCGAGTACGACGCCGCGGCCGGTGCCTGGAAGGACCTGAGCCGTTCCCACCAGGAGATCGGCGAGGAGATCACCCAGCTCCTCGGCATGAGCCGCGAACAGTTCTGCCAGGTCGTCCTCCTGCCCCAGGGCGACTTCGCCCGGTTCCTGCGCGCCGACGCCGAGGCCCGCGGCAAACTGCTCGGCCGCCTCTTCGACACCCGGCGCTTCGCGGAGGTCGAGAAGCGTCTCGCGGACCGGCGCCGCGGTGCCGAGGCCCGGGTGCGGGAGGGTGACGCCGCGCTGCTGGCCGACGCCCACCGCATGCAGCAGGCCGCCGGCGACGTCATGGAGCTGCCCGAGGCGGCGCCGGGCGAACCGGGACTGGCCGAGGCGGTCCTCGGCGCCGCCGCCGTCGCCCGCAGCACCGCCCGCGAACAGCTCACCATCGCCGACCGGTGGCTCGCGGCGGCCGAGTCCGCGCACGCCGCCGCCGAACGCGACCTCGCCGACACGCGCGAACTGCACCGCCTCCAGCACCGGTACGCCGAGACACGCCGACGCGCCGCCCGGCTCGCCGAACGCGCCGACGCCCACCGCGAGGCGCAGGAACGCCGGGAGCGCGCCCGCCGCGCCGAGACCGTCGCCCCCGCGCTGGAACTGCGGGACGCCACCGACACCGAGCACCGGCGGGCCGCCACCGCCGAGACCCACGCGCGTGCCCGGCTCCCCCAGACCCTCGCGGACGCCGGCGCGGACGCGCTGGCCACCGCCGCCCGCCGCGCCGCCGAGGACCTGGGCGCCCTGGAGCCGGCCCGCCGCGCGGAACGGCGCCTGACCGCCCTCCTCGCCGAACGCGACACGCTCGACCGGCAGGACGGCTCCGACGAAGACCTCCGGCACGACGCCGAGAGCTGGCTCGACGACTGGGAACGGACCCGCGCCGGCCTCCAGGCCCGCGTCGACACCGCCCTGACGGCCGTGACCCAGGCCGAACAGCTCGCGGCCCTGCGCGAACCCGCCCAGCGCCGGCTGCGGGCCGCCCGGGACCGCGACCGGCTCACCGCCGACGCCGAAGAGGCCCGGCGGCGCTTGCTCACCGCCGCCGAAGAGGCCGCCACCGCCCGCGACCACTGGCTCGACCTCAAGGAACAGCGGCTCCGGGGCATCGCCGCCGAACTCGCCGCCCACCTCACCGAGGGCCGGCCCTGCGCGGTCTGCGGCGCCACCGAACATCCCGCCCCCGCCCGCAAGGACGCCGGGCACATCGACCGCGACGCCGAGGAACACGCCCTCGACGCGAGCCGACGGGCCGACGCCGCGCGCGCCGCCGCCGCACAGCACGAGGCCACCGTACGCACGGCCCTGGCCGCCGCGACCGAGGAGGCGGGGGACACCCCCACCGCCGAACTGGCCGAGCGCGCCGCCGCCCTGGAAGGCCGGCACGCGCGGGCCCGTGCCCTCGCCTCCGGGCTCCACGCCGCACAGGAGGAACTGCGCCGCGCCGAGGCGGAACGCGAACAGCGCGTCGAGGCCCGGCAGCAGGCCGCCGTCCGCGCCGCCGCCCGCGTCGGCACGCGCGACCGGCTGGAACGGGAACTCGCCACGCTGGAGGAGGAGCTGACGCGAGCCCGCGCCGGCGCCGACAGCGTGGCCGAGCGCGCCGGACGGCTGGAGCGCCGGGCCGCCCTGCTCACCGAGGCGGCCGACGCCGTCCGCATGGCGGAGGACACCGCCCGGCGGCTCAAGGACGCCGACGCCCGTCTCGCCGACGCCGCCTTCCGGGCCGGTTTCGACACGCCCGTCGAGGCCGCCGCCGCACTCCTCGACGACACCGCCCACCGCGAGCTGCAACGCCGCCTGGACGACTGGCAGCACGAGGAGGCCGCCGTCCGCGCCGCCCTCGCCGAACAGGACGCCGCCGACGCGGCCCGGCGGCCCGAAGCCGACCTCCCCGCCGCCGAACGCGCCGTCGCCGACGCGGCCCGGCGGCTGCGCGAGGCAGCCTCCGCGCGCGACGACGCCGCCCGTCGATGCGCCGAACTCGACCGGCTGTCCGCGCGCGCCACGGAAGCCGTCCGCCGGCTGGCCCCGCTCCGCGAGGAGTACACGCGCGTGGCCCGGCTCGCCGCCCTCGCCGCGGGCACCTCGGCGGACAACGAACGCCGGATGCGGCTGGAGTCGTACGTGCTCGCGGCCCGGCTGGAGCAGGTCGCCGCCGCCGCGACGGCCCGGTTGCGGCAGATGTCCTCCGGCCGCTACACCCTCGTCCACTCCGACGACCGGGCCGGCCGCGGGCGCAGCGGCCTCGGCCTGCACGTGGTCGACGCCTGGACCGGCCGCGAACGGGACACGGCGACGCTCTCCGGAGGCGAGACCTTCTTCGCCTCCCTGGCCCTCGCGCTCGGCCTCGCCGACGTGGTCACCGACGAGGCCGGCGGGGTGCGGCTGGACACCCTCTTCATCGACGAGGGCTTCGGCAGCCTCGACGAACAGACCCTCGACGAGGTCCTCGACGTCCTCGACTCGCTGCGCGAGCGGGACCGCAGCGTCGGCATCGTCAGCCACGTCGCCGACCTGCGGCGCCGCGTCCACGCCCAACTGGAGGTCGTCAAGGGCCGGTCGGGCTCGACGCTGCGGCAGCGGGGAGCGGACTGACGGTCACCCCGCCGGGCCGCCACACAGGAGGCGGTCGGGGCCGGGAGCCGTCGCCGGCCGGCGGCGCGGGCGACGGCACCCGTGCAGGCCGCGTCACAGGGCGCGAGACGCGGAGCCGGGCGTGGTGCGGTGGGCGGACGACGCGGCCGGCCCGGCGACGCCTGCGGCGGCCGCGACCCCCGTACGCGTCGGCCCGCACCCCGGCCGGTACGCCGTCCGCCCCCCCCGCGGCACGCCCCGGACCGGAGACCCGGCTCACCGTCGTCCACCTCGGACGGCCCGCCGACGGCCGGCACCGGGCCGGCACCGGGGCGCCCCGGGCGTCCCGGTGCCGGCGGCGGCCCGTCGGCCCCGCGCGTGGCCCGCCACGGACGGGGCGCGACGGGCCGCCGCGCGGGCCGGTTCAGAGGCGCGACAACTCGTCCACCAGGTCGTCCAGACCGAGGGAGCCCTGCGAGAGGGCCGCCATGTGCCACGCCTTGGGGTCGAAGGCGTCGCCGTGCCGCTCCCGCGCCTTCTCCCGGCCCAGCAGCCAGGCGCGCTCCCCGAGCTTGTAGCCGATCGCCTGCCCCGGGATCGTCAGGTAGCGGGTCAGCTCGCTCTCCACGAAGTCCGCCGGACGGCTGCTGTGCGCGCCGAAGAACTCCTGCGCCAGCTCCGGCGTCCACCGCTCGCCCGGGTGGAACGGCGAGTCCGCCGGGATCTCCAGCTCCAGGTGCATGCCGATGTCGACGATGACCCGCAGCGCCCGCATCATCTGCGCGTCCAGGTACCCGAGCCGCTGCTCCGCGTCCGTGAGGAACCCCAGTTCGTCCATGAGCCGCTCCGCGTACAGCGCCCAGCCCTCGGCGTTGGCGCTGACCATGCCGACCGACGCCTGGTAGCGGGAGAGGTCGCTCGCCACGTGCGCCCACTGGGCGAGCTGGAGGTGGTGGCCCGGCACGCCCTCGTGGTACCAGGTCGACACCAGGTCGTAGACCGGGAAGCGGGTCTGGCCCATCGTGGGCAGCCAGGTCCGGCCGGGCCGCGAGAAGTCCTCCGACGGAGGCGTGTAGTAGGGGGCCGCCGCACTGCCCGGCGGGGCGATGCGCGACTCCACCTTCCGGACCCGCTCGGCGAGTTCGAAGTGGGTGCCGTCCAGCGACTCGATCGCCTGGTCCATCAGGCCCTGGAGCCAGTCGCGGACCTCGTCGACCCCCTCGATGTGCCGCCCGTGCTCGTCCAGGTGCGCGAGCGCCACCCACGGCGTCCCGGCACCGGGCAGGACCTTCTCCGCCTCCTTCCGCATCTCCGCCAGGAGCCGGTGGTACTCGGCCCAGCCGTACGCGTACGCCTCGTCCAGGTCCAGGTCGGTGCCGTTGAAGTAGCGCGACCAGCGGGCGTAACGCTCCCGGCCCACCGTGTTCGGCGCGTCCTCGACCGCGGGCGCGTACACGTCCCGCATCCAGTCCCGCAGCTCCACCACGGCCGCGGTCGCGCCCCGCGCCGCCTCGTCCAGCTCCGCGCGCAGCGCCTCGGGGCCGGCCGCCGCGAAGTCCTCGAACCAGCCGCGCCCCTCCCCGGTGTCCGCCCACTCGCCGAGCTGTCCGACGAAGGTGGCGGTCGGCCGGGGCGCCGCGTACAGCCCGCGCTCCAGGCCCAGCGCGAGGGAGGCGCGGTAGCCCGCGAGCGCGTCCGGCACCGCGCGCAGCCGCTCGGCGATCCGCGCCCAGTCCTCGTCCGTGCCGGTCGGCGTCACCGTGAACACCTCCCGCACCGAGTGCGCGGCGGTGCCCATGTTGCCCACCGAACGCAGCCCCTCGTCGGCCTCGTGCACGGCGAGTTCGGCGGTCAGCCGCTCGCGCAGCAGCCGGGCGCAGCGGCGCTCCACGTCGCTGTCGCCGCCGGGCCGGCGCTCCGCCTCGTCGAGCCGGGCGAGGGTGGTCCGGGCCAGTTCCGCCAGGGCCTCCTGCCCCGCGGGGGAGAAGTCGGGCAGCCGTCCGGAACTCTCCTGCACGCCGAGGTAGGTACCGGTGACCGGGTCGAGGGCGATGAGGTCGTCGACATAGGCGTCGGCGACCTCGCGGGGCAGCGGGCTCTTCGTCTCTGACATGCGGACATCCTCGTACGGATAGCGGTGCCGCGTCAGCCCGCCGGGGACGGTCGCGGCGCCCCGGTGCCCGGATTTCGCTCAGGGCGTGGCGGGTGGCAGCAGCGGCCCGCACTCCCACTGCTGGAAGATCAGCCGTGTCTCCACCCGGGCCACCTCGCGCCGGGACGTGAACTCGTCCAGTACCAGCCGCTGGAGGTCCGCCATGTCCGCGACGGCGACGTGCACGAGGTAGTCGTCCGGTCCGGTCAGGTGGAAGACCGTCCGTGACTCCGGCAGCGCCCGGATGCGGTCGACGAACGGACCGACCAGTTCCCGCCGGTGCGGGCGCACCTGCACCGACAGCAGCGCCTGGAGCCCGCGCCCCAGCCTCGCCGGGTCCAGCTCCAGCCGGTGGCCGAGGATCACCCCTGCCCGCCGCAGCCGGGTCACCCGGTCCAGGCACGTCGACGGGGCGACCCCCACCTGCGCGGCGAGGTCCCGGTAGGTGGTCCGGGCGTCGTTCTGCAACAGCCGCAGCAGATGGAGATCGACCGGATCGAGTACGACGGAATCGGCCATCGGCCGAACGTAGCACGGCATGCCGCCTCGGCGGCCCGGCCGCTGTTCACCCTTCGGCCATGGACACTGCGCGCACGCCCACGCCATCCGCCGACGACGTACGCTCCACCGCGCCCCGGGGCCGGGCCCTGGCCACCGAGGCGGTGCACGCCGGCCGCGACGACCTCGCCGGCCGGGGACTGCACGCCCCGCCCATCGACCTGTCGACGACGTACCCCTCGTACGACAGCCGCGGCGAGGCCGCCCGCATCGACGCCTTCGCCGCCACCGGCGCCGACCCCGACGGCCCGCCCGTCTACGGGCGGCTCGGCAACCCGACCGTCGCCCGCTTCGAGACCGCCCTCGCCCGGCTGGAGGGCACCGAGTCCGCGGTCGCCTTCGCCAGCGGCATGGCCGCGCTCAGCGCCGTCCTGCTCGCCCGCGCCGCCTCGGGACTGCGCCACGTCGTCGCCGTACGCCCCCTGTACGGGTGCAGCGACCACCTGCTGACCGCCGGCGTGCTCGGCACGGAGGTCACCTGGACCGACCCGGCCGGCATCGCCGACGCGCTGCGCCCGGACACCGGTCTGGTGCTGGTGGAGACCCCGGCCAACCCCACTCTCGCCGAGGTCGACCTGCGGGCCGTCGCCCACGCCTGCGGCTCGGTGCCGCTGCTCGTGGACAACACCTTCGCCACGCCGGTCCTCCAGCGCCCCGCCGAACACGGCGCCCGGATCGTGCTGCACAGCGCCACCAAGTACCTCGGCGGGCACGGGGACGTGCTGGCCGGGGTCGTCGCCTGCGACGAGGAGTTCGCCGGGGCCCTGCGGCAGGTGCGCTTCGCCACGGGCGGCGTGCTCCACCCGCTCGCCGGCTACCTGTTGTTGCGCGGGCTGTCCACCCTGCCGGTCCGGGTGCGCGCCGCCTCCGCCAACGCCGCCGGCCTCGCCCGGCGCCTCGCCGCCGACCCGCGCGTGGCCCGCGTCCACTACCCGCGGCTCGGCGGCGCGATGGTCTCCTTCGAGGTCCACGGCGACCCGCACGAGGTGATCTCCCGGGTCCGCCTGATCACCCCGGCGGTCAGCCTGGGCAGCGTCGACACGCTCATCCAGCACCCCGCCTCCATCAGCCACCGCATCGTGGACGCCGACGACCGGCGCGGCGCCGGGGTGAGCGACCGGCTGCTGCGGCTGTCGGTGGGCCTGGAGGACGCCGACGACCTGTGGGCCGACCTGGACGCGGCGCTCGGGGAGCCGGCGTCGGCCGACGGTGGCGCCGGGGTCGCGGAGGCCGAGGGGGCTGCCGGGGCCGGCGGGCCCGGCGGGGCCGTCGATGTTGTCGAGGCGCGGCCGGTGGCGGCCGGGTGAGGTGATCCCGGTCAGTCCCGGCCCACCCGTTCCCCGTACGGGAGGCGCGGCGGAGCCGGGACCGCGTCGAGGCGGGCGGTGAGGACGAGGGTGCCCTCCTCGACCCGGTAGTCGAGGGGGAGGCCCAGCCCGCGCATGGCGGCGACCATCCCCGTGTTGGAGGCCCGCGTCACGGCGTACACGCTCGCGCAGCCCGCCTCGACGGCCATCTCGACCAGCCGGGCCAGCAGGGCGCGGCCGATGCCGCGCCGCTGCCACTCGTCCTCGACGAGCAGCGCGACCTCCGTCTCGTCCCCGTCCCACAGCAGATGGCCGAGGGCGACGATCCGCCCCGGGCCCGTGCGCGCGGCGACGCTGCGGCCGTGGTGCGGACCGAGCAGGTGGCGCAGGTACCGGTCGGCGTCCCCGGCGGGGCCGTGGTAGCGCAGCCCGAGGGTCCGCGCCGAGCAGCGCCCGTGCATCGCCTTCGCCGCGTCGAGGTCCTGGGCGCCGGCCCGGCCCAGGGTGGCACCGCTCCGGGGCAGGGCCGTCGCCTCCCGGCCGGCCGGAGCCCGGGGGCCGAGCCGGGCGTCCAGCGCGACCAGGGCCCTGGCCCGCGCGAACTCGGCCGGGGTGAACGGCGGATGCGGCCGTTCCACCCTGATCACCCCGCCGTCCGGGGCGCGCAGCCGCAGCACCGTCTCCCCGAACTCGCCCTCCTCGGGGACGTCCGGTTCCCCCGACACGGGGGCGGGCCGGGTCCGGATGCCGCACCGGCCGATCAACTGGCGCAGCGCCAGCGGGAGTTCGGTGGAGTCCAGCGCCGTGCGGGCCGCGAGGCCGAGGACCCGGGCCGGGGTGTCCACCAGGTCGTGCGCGTCGGCCCGCTCGGTCCAGGTGTCACTTCCGCCCGCCACCGACGCCACCCGGGCCAGCCCGGCCCCCGACAGCGTCCCGGGGGCCCGGAGCAGGAACTCGTCCACCGTGCCCTCGGCCAGGGGGTGCGTCTGGAGGCTCAGGATGTCCACTCCTCGGTCGGCGAGCGCCGCGCACAGCGCGGCCAGCGATCCCGGTGTGTCCCGCACGGTCGTCCGCATCCGCCACAGGACGCCGCCGCCGGCGCCGGCGCCGTCCGCGCTTCCGTGCCGGGCGCCCGTGTGGGCGGGCGCGGTGTCGGCCGTGGCGTGGGCGGACGCGGTGGTGCCGGTCGCCGGGCGGGCGGGGAGCGGTTCGGTGCGGTCAACGGTACGGCTGCCCGGCCCGGAGCGGGCGCCGCCGGTGTCCGCCCCGCCCGTGCCGTCCGTGGGCCGTGCGGACCGGCGGCGCCGGGCCCGCCGGGCGGAGCACGCCGCCGTGGCGAGGAGCGCGAGCACCGAGGCGACGAGCATGACCGGGACACCGGGGCCGTACTCGACCGCGTGAGTCACGACGTCCGTCACCACAGTCATGTCTGGGCTCATGCCTCCACGGTGGACGAACCGTGTTGCCTGATCGAGAACGCCCTGTGACCGATGGGTTAATCGCCCATCCGCGGCCTTTGCCGACCATGTCGGCGGTATGAGTGCCCGGTGGCCCGGTGGCCCGGTGGCCCGGTGGCCCGGTGGCCCGGTGGCCCGGTGGCCCGGTGGCCGCGGCGCCGGCCCTCACACGGCGGCCACCTCCTCGGCCCGCGCCCCGCCCGCCGGTGCCCCGTCCGTCAGCGCGTGGCGCAGCCGCCGGGCCTGGGTGACCAGCCGGGACGCGCCGCGCCGGTCCGCCGCCCGCGCCAGGTGGGGCAGGTCGCCGCGGGCCCCCGTCCGCTCGGCGCACTCGGCGGCCACGGCCAGCAGGTCCCCGAGACCACGGGCCGGCACCGACGCGTCGAGGTCCGCCAGCAGGCCGGGCAGCGCCCGGCGCAGCACGAGCCACACGGTGCGGTGCGCCCCGGTCGCCGCGGCCGTCCGCAGCGCGTCGGCCGCCCGCAGGGGCTTGACGGCCCCGGACCGCACCAGTTCCCCGAGGTCCGCCCCCAGCCGCGCGTGGTCGAGGCCGCCGCGCGCCGCGAGCACCAGCAGGGCGTCGACGCCGGCGAGGCGGTCCTCGGCGTGCCGCGCCCCGAGCCCGTACGCCAGGCACAGGTGCACGGACTCGCCCGCCGCGCCTTCCGCCTCCACGAGACGGGGGAGTATCGAGCAGGGGCCCCGCTCGTCGTCCACGGCGGCCATGGACAGATCGCGCAGCATGCGCGCCGCGACCAGCTCGGGCTGCTCGGGAAGCAGGCCGAGCCAGTGCTGACGGGCCCCGCTGTACCAGTGGTAGCAGTAGCCGCGGGCCAGGCTCGCGCCGAGCGGGGCGCGCAGCAGGCTCAGTGGTTCGGGGAGATTGTCGGGCAGTCCCGTGGCCGCCTCCGTCTCGACCAGGACGCGGGTGTCGTGGGTGAGGCGGGTGACCCGCGGCAGGGGCCCCTCGGGCGCGGTCAGCCAGGCCGCGAGGCGCGTGCCCTCCTCGGTGCCCAGCGCCGCCGCGCGCTCCGCCGCCGCTCCGGCCGCCGTACGGTCGGCGCGGCGCACCCGCAACAGGGCCTGACCGAAGTCGACGGGGGCGATCCGCGTGCCGAGGCGGCGGCAGGTCTCCAGCCGGTCCACCAGCTCGCCGGGCTCCAGCACTCCGGTGCCCCAGGACGGCGTGGCGAGCAGCAACGGCAGCGGGTCGTCGATCAGCCGCCGGGCGATCTCCTCGAGCCGAGCCTCGAAGGGCCGGGCCAGGGAGCCGTGCGGGCAGGCGGTGTCCGGGGACGGCTGGCGCCGGATGCGCGCCGCGCCGGTCAGGGTCGCCAGCAGGAGGTCGAACCCACCGCCCGAGTCGAGCGGGACGTGGCGTCGTTCGAAGGAGGAGGCCACCTCGTGCCGGTCCCGGAACCGCCGGGGGCCGGCCCACCAACGGCGGCTGATCACCGGTTCGAGCGCGCTCAGCAACTCCTCCCGGTCCCGGTGCGCGTGCCGGACGAGGCCGTCCAGCGCGCGTTCGAAGGTGGCGACGTCCCCGCCGGACGCCAGCAGCGCGCCGATCTCCTCGGCCAGCTCGACCGCGGACCCGGGCGCCGGGGCCAGGCGGACCGGCCGGGGGACGGGAGGCAGCACCTCCGTGTGCCCGGCCGGCTCCTGGGCCGCGGGCGTCACCCCCAGGGCGCGGGCCGCGCGGGTGCGCAGGGCCGGGACCAACCCCCCTGCGGCCTCGGCGAGACCGGCCCGCAGCTCCGGGGCGGCGGCCTCGCCGAGGTGCCGCTCGACCAGCTTGAGCGCCCGCTCCTGGAGGTCGGAGTCCTCGTGCCCGAAGACCTGGGCGACGGCCGGCAGCACCTCCCCGGCCGCCGCCGGGTCCCGGGTCAGCACCTTGCCGAGCAGCACGAGCTGCGCCCGCACGAGTTTGCGTTCCGGACGGAACAGCACCGCCTCCGTCAGCTCCGTCAGGTGACGCGGCGACACCTCGCCGTCCAGGGCGAGGGCGCCCAGCACCGCCTGGGCGTGCGCGGCGACCGGTGCCGGCCCGTCCGAGGCCAGGGCCAGCCAGTCGGAGATCCGCCCGCGCTCCTCCTCCCGGGTGAGCGCCAGCTCCCGCAGCAGGCGCAGGAAGACCCGCTGGTCGACGAGGTTCCCCCCGCGCAGCAGCCGGGCCACGCAGGCGTCGACCGTCGCCGCCCGGTCGAGCGTGCCGTCGGCGACCAGCCGGTACAGCGACCCGATCCAGGTGTCGGGGCCGTCGCCGGACGGCCAGTCCAGCCAGGAACCGAGGCCGTCGGTCCGGAAGAGCGCGGCCACCAGCTCCCTCAGCCGTGGCTCCGCGCGGAGCCGGTCGAGGAGCGTGTCGTCGCGCCGGCCGGCACGGTTCACCGAGTCGACCCAGGCCCGCACGTACGCGTCCGTCGTCGGTATCGGGGCGCCGGAGAGCCGTGCCAGCCCGGACATCAGCTCGTAGGGGACCCGTGCCGTGAAGGGCCGTGCGGCGAGCCGCCGCACCACGTCGGCGAGCCAGCGGGGCTCCCGGTCGCCCAGGATGTCGATCAGTACCGCGGGCCGCGCCTGCGACCAGCGCATGTCGCTCGCCGCGAGCCAGCTCGACACGGCGACCGCGCCCGTCTGGCAGGCGGCGCCCGCCGCGTGCAGCGCCGGATGGGCCCGGCGCACCTCCGCCGACCAGCGGGCCGCCCTCAGCTCCCCGCGCAGCTCCTTCAACGCGGGGAACAACGCCCGGCGTTCGGGGTCGGTCATGCCGTCGAGCAGGCGCACCACCTCCGTCGTCCGGCCGGCCCGCACCGCGTCCAGCACGGCCGCGGCCACCGGGGCCGGAGCGGCCGTCGTGGGCGTCGCCTTCGCCGCCGTCGTCATCACGCGTTCTCCCCGGTCCCGATCGCCGTCTTCCGTGCCGCGGCACCACGCCGCGCCATCCGCACCGCCAGCGCGTGCTTGCAGGGGCCGCGCCCGCCCCGGTACGTGGCCCACCACAGGCAACTGCACGTCAGCACCCCGCCGGCCTCGCGCACCCGGTGCACGTGGCCGTCCTCGGCGGTCACCGTCCCCACCGCGCCGTCCAGCGTGACCGCGCCCGCCGCCACCAGGGCCTGGGCCGAGCGCAGCCGGGGGTTGTGCCGCTCCACGCGCCCCGCGTCGTACGGCAGCTCCCGGTGGAAGTAGGCCGCCTCCGCCGGGTCGTAACCGACCCGCCCCGAGGTGCCCAGGCGGACCAGCGCGGCGCGCACCCGCTCGGCGCGCAGGCCCGAGGCGGTGGCGAGGTCGGCGATGTCGATGCGGGGCTCCCAGGCGAGGAGCACCGAGACCAGCTCGGCGTCGTCGGCGGCCTCGTCGGTGGCGAGGGCGTCGAGCACCCCGCCCTCGCCGGAGAAACCGCGCGAGGCGTCCGGGGACACGGTGAGCGTCAGTCGCATCCCCGGCAGGACCAGCTCCCATGCGGAGGCGGTGGCCGCCGAGCCCGGCGTCGTACGGGGCCCGTAGACCCGCAGGGACGTCGCGTGACGCAGGGCGCGGCGCAGGGCGACCAGCCGCTCGGGGCCGGGCAGGCAGACCGCGCCGGGCACGGCCCGGGTGGTCGGCCGCAGGGTGCGTCCGGACGGCACCACCCACCGCGGGGCCGCCGCGGTGCTCTTGCCGCCGCCCGGCAGCGAGCGCAGGAAGCGGACCGCCTCGGCGGCGTCCAGCTCGGCCCGGAGATCGAAGCCGGCCGCGATCACCTGGGCCTCGGCGAAACCGCGCAGCCACCGGTCCGGCAACGGCACCTTCTTCTCCACGACGGGCCCGTCCAGGGTGGTGACGGCCAGCTCCTCCGGGCCGACCCGCAGGTGCAGGGGATCGTCGGCGCCTATGCGCGACAGGGCCTCGCGCAGTGGGTCGTTGACGTCGACGTTGGTCGTGCCGTGTCCCACCTCGCCGCCGTCGAGGCCCGCCTCCAGCACGTCCAGGCGGGCGTACACCCCGCCGCAGCCGGAGAAGGACTCGAAGCGGAGCCGGTCGCCGTTGCCCGTCACCACCGGGTCCAGTGAGGCGCGCAACTGCGGCTGGTAGTAGCGGGCGGCGGCCACGTCGGCCACCGCGAGCAGCGCCGCCGACGCCTTCTGGGGCGATGTCAGGAAACCCGCGAAGAACCGGGGATGGTCCACCGTCCCGGACGGGGTCGCCCCCTGGGAGGTCTCCAGTCCCAGGCGCTGTCCGCCCGCGGAGGAATCCAGCACGGAGGGTCGTCGATAGGCCACGGCCTGCACAGATCGCGTCATGGGAAAACCGTAGGGACGACCACTGACAACGTGCTCCCACCTGCGGAAACCTCCCTGTGGGAGGAGAGGTTGGCAGGTGCCGGGAGCGGACGGGGCGTCACCGCGACGGCGGGGAGGGGCGATCCGGCCCGAGCCGCCCACCCGGCACGCGTCGAGTGGAGCAGCGGATGGCCGTGAGGGGACGTGGAGGGAAACGCGTCGACGCGGACTGGCGCCGATCGGCACGGACTGACGTCGATCGGCGCGGACCGAAGCGGATCGGCACGGTCCGTGGCGGGTCGGCACGGTCCGTGGCGTCGACGCGCGCCCCCAGCGCGCCGCCCCGCCCCGACACCCTCCCTGCGCCCGCGCCCCGCCTACAGCCCGCCCGCTCCGGCCGCCGCCGGCCGCGCCCCGGCGGCGCCCGTGTCCCCGCCCGCCCGGCTGCCGTCCAGCACCACGCGGGTGACCAGCGCCGGGTCGTCGCTCATCGGGACGTGGCCGCAGCCGCGCAGCCGCACCAGCCGCGCCCGCGGGATCAGGTGCTTCGCCCGCACCCCCTGTCGCGGCAGCAGCAGCCGGTCCCGGTCGCCCCACGCGACGGTGACCGGGATGCCCGGCAGGACGCCGGTGAAGCGGACGTCCCGCCCCGAGCGCAGCGTCTGCGCGAAGCCCTCGGCACCGGCCAGCGCCAACGTCTCGGCGACCACCGCCTCCGGCGCGCGCTGCCCGGGACGGGCGTAGATCGTGCTGGTCAGGGCGGTGCGCCCGGGGGCCGTGCGGGACAGCCGCTCGACCAGGGGCAACGGCATGCTCCGTGCGGCGTACCGCATCCCGCGCAGCACGCCGAAGGCGTAGCGCCGCTCGGCGGGCGACCAGAAACCGGCCGGGGACAGGGCCGTCACCGACCGGGCGAGTCCGGCGC
This genomic window contains:
- a CDS encoding SMC family ATPase, which codes for MRLHRLDLTAFGPFGGTQSVDFDELSAAGLFLLHGPTGAGKTSVLDAVCYALYGSVPGARQSGQGATLRSDHAAAGIRTEVRLDLTVAGRRLEVTRQPPFERPKRRGTGTTVDKAQSGLREYDAAAGAWKDLSRSHQEIGEEITQLLGMSREQFCQVVLLPQGDFARFLRADAEARGKLLGRLFDTRRFAEVEKRLADRRRGAEARVREGDAALLADAHRMQQAAGDVMELPEAAPGEPGLAEAVLGAAAVARSTAREQLTIADRWLAAAESAHAAAERDLADTRELHRLQHRYAETRRRAARLAERADAHREAQERRERARRAETVAPALELRDATDTEHRRAATAETHARARLPQTLADAGADALATAARRAAEDLGALEPARRAERRLTALLAERDTLDRQDGSDEDLRHDAESWLDDWERTRAGLQARVDTALTAVTQAEQLAALREPAQRRLRAARDRDRLTADAEEARRRLLTAAEEAATARDHWLDLKEQRLRGIAAELAAHLTEGRPCAVCGATEHPAPARKDAGHIDRDAEEHALDASRRADAARAAAAQHEATVRTALAAATEEAGDTPTAELAERAAALEGRHARARALASGLHAAQEELRRAEAEREQRVEARQQAAVRAAARVGTRDRLERELATLEEELTRARAGADSVAERAGRLERRAALLTEAADAVRMAEDTARRLKDADARLADAAFRAGFDTPVEAAAALLDDTAHRELQRRLDDWQHEEAAVRAALAEQDAADAARRPEADLPAAERAVADAARRLREAASARDDAARRCAELDRLSARATEAVRRLAPLREEYTRVARLAALAAGTSADNERRMRLESYVLAARLEQVAAAATARLRQMSSGRYTLVHSDDRAGRGRSGLGLHVVDAWTGRERDTATLSGGETFFASLALALGLADVVTDEAGGVRLDTLFIDEGFGSLDEQTLDEVLDVLDSLRERDRSVGIVSHVADLRRRVHAQLEVVKGRSGSTLRQRGAD
- a CDS encoding DUF885 domain-containing protein, translating into MSETKSPLPREVADAYVDDLIALDPVTGTYLGVQESSGRLPDFSPAGQEALAELARTTLARLDEAERRPGGDSDVERRCARLLRERLTAELAVHEADEGLRSVGNMGTAAHSVREVFTVTPTGTDEDWARIAERLRAVPDALAGYRASLALGLERGLYAAPRPTATFVGQLGEWADTGEGRGWFEDFAAAGPEALRAELDEAARGATAAVVELRDWMRDVYAPAVEDAPNTVGRERYARWSRYFNGTDLDLDEAYAYGWAEYHRLLAEMRKEAEKVLPGAGTPWVALAHLDEHGRHIEGVDEVRDWLQGLMDQAIESLDGTHFELAERVRKVESRIAPPGSAAAPYYTPPSEDFSRPGRTWLPTMGQTRFPVYDLVSTWYHEGVPGHHLQLAQWAHVASDLSRYQASVGMVSANAEGWALYAERLMDELGFLTDAEQRLGYLDAQMMRALRVIVDIGMHLELEIPADSPFHPGERWTPELAQEFFGAHSSRPADFVESELTRYLTIPGQAIGYKLGERAWLLGREKARERHGDAFDPKAWHMAALSQGSLGLDDLVDELSRL
- a CDS encoding Lrp/AsnC family transcriptional regulator, which codes for MADSVVLDPVDLHLLRLLQNDARTTYRDLAAQVGVAPSTCLDRVTRLRRAGVILGHRLELDPARLGRGLQALLSVQVRPHRRELVGPFVDRIRALPESRTVFHLTGPDDYLVHVAVADMADLQRLVLDEFTSRREVARVETRLIFQQWECGPLLPPATP
- a CDS encoding PLP-dependent transferase, yielding MDTARTPTPSADDVRSTAPRGRALATEAVHAGRDDLAGRGLHAPPIDLSTTYPSYDSRGEAARIDAFAATGADPDGPPVYGRLGNPTVARFETALARLEGTESAVAFASGMAALSAVLLARAASGLRHVVAVRPLYGCSDHLLTAGVLGTEVTWTDPAGIADALRPDTGLVLVETPANPTLAEVDLRAVAHACGSVPLLVDNTFATPVLQRPAEHGARIVLHSATKYLGGHGDVLAGVVACDEEFAGALRQVRFATGGVLHPLAGYLLLRGLSTLPVRVRAASANAAGLARRLAADPRVARVHYPRLGGAMVSFEVHGDPHEVISRVRLITPAVSLGSVDTLIQHPASISHRIVDADDRRGAGVSDRLLRLSVGLEDADDLWADLDAALGEPASADGGAGVAEAEGAAGAGGPGGAVDVVEARPVAAG